A single genomic interval of Musa acuminata AAA Group cultivar baxijiao chromosome BXJ3-4, Cavendish_Baxijiao_AAA, whole genome shotgun sequence harbors:
- the LOC135636221 gene encoding pectinesterase inhibitor 12-like has product MGRQQQTASLPFILPAALLLLLGATITEARVLRRVNDRSLFDATSECKKASYPDLCNSLAPSASVGSLTAASIDVATSKAKEAAAISAKLMKAPGTEKLMKSTLCVCRDAFSSVADSLQLSAKNLKDEAHTDLMVNLSAAMSLKANCADAFQDWPGLVSPVADINDHLSKLVSNSLDLASTLKN; this is encoded by the coding sequence ATGGGTCGACAGCAGCAAACCGCCTCTCTCCCATTCATCCTGCCTGCcgccctgctcctcctcctcgggGCCACCATAACAGAAGCTCGCGTCCTCCGCCGCGTCAATGACCGCTCCCTCTTCGACGCCACCTCCGAATGCAAAAAAGCATCGTACCCCGATCTCTGCAATTCCCTCGCTCCCTCAGCGTCGGTCGGGTCCCTGACCGCCGCATCCATCGACGTGGCCACGTCCAAAGCCAAGGAGGCAGCAGCCATTTCCGCCAAGCTTATGAAAGCCCCTGGCACCGAGAAGCTGATGAAGTCCACCCTGTGTGTTTGCCGTGATGCCTTCAGCTCCGTAGCTGACAGTCTCCAGTTGTCAGCCAAGAACCTCAAGGATGAAGCGCACACTGACCTCATGGTGAACCTCTCCGCCGCGATGAGCCTCAAGGCCAACTGCGCTGATGCGTTCCAGGATTGGCCGGGTTTGGTGTCACCTGTTGCCGATATCAACGACCACCTTTCGAAACTGGTTAGCAATAGCCTGGACCTGGCTTCTACTTTGAAGAACTGA